One segment of Mycolicibacterium sp. YH-1 DNA contains the following:
- a CDS encoding (Fe-S)-binding protein: MTAVVLIFAAKRVLWLTTLIRSGQKLGDERGRKDDLLRRFLNQNKEVFAQSKLLKWSIPGLAHFFTMWGFFVLGSVYVEAYGVLFNPEFHIPFVGRWAALGFLQDFFALAVLAGITVFAIIRITREPKKLGRESRFYGSHTGGAWEILFMIFLVILTYAIFRGAAVNTLGEEFPYQSGAFFSDGMAALLAPLGHTANMWIETIALIGHIGVMLVFLLIVLHSKHLHIGLAPINVTFKRLPDGLGPLLPMEHEGEKIDFEDPAEDAVFGRGKIEDFTWKGYLDFTTCTECGRCQSQCPAWNTGKPLSPKLVIMNLRDHMFAKAPYILGEKPMPDENAVEELTSTEGGFVETKHDAHDHVPESGFERIMGSGPEQATRPLVGTAEQGGVIDPDVLWSCTNCGACVEQCPVDIEHIDHIVDMRRYQVMVESEFPGELGVLFKNLETKGNPWGQNARERTTWIDEVDFDVPVYGQDVHSFDGFEYLFWVGCAGAFEDRAKKTTKAVAELLAAAGVKFLVLGTGETCTGDSARRAGNEFLFQQLAAQNVETINELFEGVETVDRKIIATCPHCFNTIGREYPQLGTNYTVLHHTQLLNRLVRDKKLVAVKPVGQDVTYHDPCFLGRHNKEYSAPRELIGASGATLTEMPRHADRGLCCGAGGARMWMEEHIGKRVNHERVEEALDTGAKTIATGCPFCRVMMTDGVGDKAEELGKSAEVLDVAQLLLASLDKDAVTLPAKGAAAEWSAVLAEKRAAAEEAAAPAEAAPAESEEVVAESAPEPAAKTEAAAPAAPAKGMGMAGGIKKPGAKKPAAAAPAEAPAAETPAPAKGGLGLAGGIKKPGAKKPAAAAPAAEAPAAEAPAAEAAPPVPTAKGGLGLAGGIKKPGAKKPATATPAPAAPAEAPAAETPAPEAPAETAAPKPPTAKGGLGLAGGIKKPGAKKPAAATPPPAEAAAPAAETAPEPQSEPEATPEEKPRPPVKGLAIAPGTKRPGKR, from the coding sequence ATGACCGCGGTGGTCTTGATCTTCGCCGCAAAGCGCGTGCTGTGGCTGACCACCCTGATCCGCTCGGGGCAGAAACTCGGCGACGAGCGCGGCCGCAAGGACGACCTGCTACGCCGCTTCCTGAACCAGAACAAGGAAGTCTTCGCCCAGTCGAAGCTCCTGAAGTGGTCCATCCCCGGTCTCGCGCACTTCTTCACCATGTGGGGCTTCTTCGTCCTCGGCTCGGTGTATGTCGAGGCCTACGGTGTGCTGTTCAACCCCGAGTTCCACATCCCGTTCGTCGGCCGGTGGGCTGCCCTGGGCTTCCTGCAAGATTTCTTCGCCCTGGCCGTGCTGGCCGGCATCACCGTCTTTGCCATCATCCGCATCACCCGTGAGCCCAAGAAGCTCGGCCGGGAGTCGCGCTTCTACGGATCCCACACCGGCGGTGCGTGGGAGATCCTGTTCATGATCTTCCTGGTCATCCTGACCTACGCGATCTTCCGCGGCGCAGCGGTCAACACCCTCGGCGAGGAGTTCCCGTACCAGAGCGGCGCGTTCTTCTCCGACGGTATGGCCGCACTGCTGGCCCCCCTGGGGCACACCGCCAACATGTGGATCGAAACCATCGCCCTGATCGGCCACATCGGCGTCATGCTGGTGTTCCTGCTGATCGTGCTGCACTCCAAGCACCTTCACATCGGCCTGGCTCCCATCAACGTCACTTTCAAGCGGTTGCCGGACGGCTTGGGCCCGCTGCTGCCGATGGAGCACGAAGGCGAGAAGATCGACTTCGAGGATCCTGCCGAGGACGCGGTGTTCGGTCGCGGCAAGATCGAGGACTTCACCTGGAAGGGCTATCTCGACTTCACCACGTGTACCGAGTGCGGCCGCTGCCAGTCGCAGTGCCCCGCGTGGAACACCGGAAAGCCGTTGTCCCCCAAGCTCGTCATCATGAACCTGCGCGACCACATGTTCGCCAAGGCCCCCTACATCCTCGGCGAGAAGCCGATGCCCGACGAGAACGCCGTCGAGGAATTGACCTCGACCGAGGGTGGATTCGTCGAGACCAAGCACGACGCGCACGACCACGTTCCCGAGTCCGGTTTCGAGCGGATCATGGGATCGGGTCCCGAGCAGGCCACCCGACCGCTCGTCGGCACCGCCGAGCAGGGCGGCGTCATCGACCCCGACGTGCTGTGGTCCTGCACCAACTGCGGCGCGTGCGTCGAGCAGTGCCCCGTCGACATCGAGCACATCGACCACATCGTCGACATGCGCCGCTACCAGGTCATGGTCGAATCCGAGTTCCCCGGTGAACTCGGCGTGCTGTTCAAGAACCTCGAGACCAAGGGCAACCCGTGGGGGCAGAACGCCCGCGAGCGCACCACCTGGATCGACGAGGTCGACTTCGATGTCCCGGTCTACGGCCAGGACGTGCACTCGTTCGACGGCTTCGAGTACCTGTTCTGGGTTGGCTGCGCGGGTGCCTTCGAGGACCGCGCGAAGAAGACCACCAAGGCTGTCGCCGAACTGCTGGCCGCCGCGGGCGTGAAGTTCCTGGTCCTGGGCACCGGCGAGACGTGCACCGGCGACTCGGCTCGCCGCGCGGGCAACGAGTTCCTGTTCCAGCAGTTGGCGGCTCAGAACGTCGAGACCATCAACGAGTTGTTCGAGGGCGTTGAGACCGTCGACCGCAAGATCATCGCCACCTGCCCGCACTGCTTCAACACCATCGGCCGCGAGTACCCGCAGCTGGGCACCAACTACACAGTGCTGCACCACACGCAGCTGCTGAACCGTCTGGTTCGCGACAAGAAGCTGGTCGCGGTCAAGCCCGTCGGCCAGGACGTCACCTACCACGATCCGTGCTTCCTCGGCCGTCACAACAAGGAGTACTCGGCGCCGCGTGAGCTGATCGGGGCCTCGGGCGCCACGCTCACCGAGATGCCACGGCACGCCGACCGCGGCCTGTGCTGCGGCGCGGGCGGCGCGCGGATGTGGATGGAAGAGCACATCGGCAAGCGCGTCAACCACGAACGTGTGGAGGAGGCGCTGGACACCGGCGCCAAGACCATCGCCACCGGCTGCCCGTTCTGCCGCGTGATGATGACCGACGGTGTCGGCGACAAGGCCGAGGAGCTGGGCAAGTCGGCCGAGGTTCTCGACGTGGCCCAGCTGCTCCTCGCGTCACTGGACAAGGACGCAGTCACGTTGCCCGCCAAGGGCGCTGCCGCCGAGTGGTCGGCAGTGCTCGCCGAGAAGCGTGCTGCCGCCGAAGAAGCCGCAGCACCCGCCGAGGCAGCGCCCGCCGAGTCAGAGGAAGTTGTCGCGGAGTCGGCTCCCGAGCCCGCCGCCAAGACCGAGGCCGCGGCTCCGGCCGCACCGGCCAAGGGCATGGGCATGGCCGGCGGCATCAAGAAGCCCGGCGCCAAGAAGCCCGCTGCCGCGGCACCGGCAGAGGCTCCAGCCGCGGAGACCCCCGCACCCGCCAAGGGCGGCCTCGGACTCGCGGGCGGGATCAAGAAGCCTGGCGCCAAGAAGCCCGCAGCCGCAGCACCCGCCGCGGAGGCACCAGCAGCCGAGGCGCCCGCCGCCGAGGCCGCTCCCCCGGTTCCGACCGCCAAGGGTGGCCTCGGACTCGCGGGCGGGATCAAGAAGCCGGGCGCCAAGAAGCCCGCCACAGCAACGCCGGCTCCGGCCGCGCCTGCCGAGGCACCAGCGGCCGAGACACCGGCACCCGAGGCACCCGCAGAAACTGCAGCGCCGAAGCCGCCGACGGCCAAGGGCGGACTGGGGCTCGCGGGCGGGATCAAGAAGCCCGGGGCCAAGAAGCCCGCCGCGGCAACGCCGCCTCCTGCGGAGGCCGCAGCGCCCGCAGCAGAGACCGCGCCCGAACCGCAATCGGAGCCCGAGGCAACGCCAGAGGAGAAGCCTCGGCCACCGGTCAAGGGTCTGGCGATCGCACCCGGCACGAAGCGGCCCGGCAAGCGCTAA
- a CDS encoding pyridoxal phosphate-dependent aminotransferase, with translation MDGNETIERVTTHQLPWHGTGNQPRQRTFAQSSKLQDVLYEIRGPVHDHAARLEAEGHRILKLNIGNPAPFGFEAPDVIMRDMIQALPYAQGYSDSKGIPSARRAVFTRYELVDGFPRFDIDDVYLGNGVSELITMTLQALLDNGDQVLIPAPDYPLWTASTALAGGTPVHYLCDETQGWQPDIADLESKITERTKALVVINPNNPTGAVYSRETLQQMADLARKHQLLLLADEIYDKILYDDAEHIAMASVAPDQLCLTFNGLSKAYRVAGYRAGWLVITGPKEHAASFIEGISLLSNMRLCPNVPAQHAIQVALGGHQSIDDLVLPGGRLLEQRDVAWATLNEIPGVSCVKPEGALYAFPRLDPEVHDIRDDEQLVLDLLLQEKILVTQGTGFNWPAPDHLRIVTLPWARDLANAIERLGNFLASYQQ, from the coding sequence GTGGACGGTAATGAGACCATTGAACGCGTGACCACCCATCAGCTTCCCTGGCATGGCACCGGGAATCAGCCACGACAGCGCACGTTCGCGCAGTCGTCCAAGCTGCAGGACGTCCTGTACGAGATCCGCGGCCCCGTGCACGATCACGCCGCCAGGCTTGAGGCCGAGGGGCATCGCATCCTCAAGCTGAACATCGGCAACCCCGCGCCGTTCGGCTTCGAGGCGCCCGACGTGATCATGCGCGACATGATCCAGGCGCTGCCGTACGCGCAGGGATACTCCGACTCCAAGGGCATCCCCAGCGCCCGGCGTGCGGTGTTCACCCGCTACGAACTGGTCGACGGCTTTCCCCGCTTCGACATCGACGACGTGTACCTGGGCAACGGCGTCTCCGAGTTGATCACCATGACGCTGCAGGCGCTGCTGGACAACGGCGACCAGGTGCTGATCCCCGCGCCGGACTACCCGCTGTGGACCGCGTCGACCGCGCTGGCCGGCGGCACCCCCGTGCACTACCTGTGCGATGAGACCCAGGGCTGGCAGCCCGATATCGCCGACCTCGAGTCGAAGATCACCGAGCGCACCAAGGCGCTCGTCGTGATCAACCCGAACAACCCCACCGGCGCGGTGTACAGCCGCGAAACCCTGCAGCAGATGGCCGATCTCGCGCGCAAGCACCAGCTGCTTCTGCTCGCCGACGAGATCTACGACAAGATCCTGTACGACGACGCCGAGCACATCGCGATGGCATCCGTGGCGCCCGATCAGCTGTGTCTGACGTTCAACGGCCTGTCCAAGGCCTACCGGGTCGCCGGTTACCGCGCGGGCTGGCTGGTGATCACGGGCCCCAAGGAGCACGCCGCAAGCTTCATCGAGGGCATCAGCCTGCTGTCGAATATGCGCCTGTGCCCCAATGTGCCTGCGCAGCATGCCATTCAGGTGGCACTCGGTGGGCACCAGAGCATCGACGACCTCGTCCTGCCCGGCGGTCGACTGCTCGAACAGCGTGACGTCGCCTGGGCCACGCTCAACGAGATCCCCGGGGTGTCCTGCGTGAAGCCCGAGGGTGCGCTGTACGCCTTCCCTCGGCTGGACCCTGAGGTTCACGACATCCGCGACGACGAGCAGCTGGTCCTCGACCTGCTGCTGCAGGAGAAGATCCTGGTCACCCAGGGCACCGGGTTCAACTGGCCCGCGCCCGATCACCTGCGCATCGTGACGCTGCCGTGGGCGCGCGATCTGGCCAACGCCATCGAGCGGCTCGGCAACTTCCTGGCGAGCTACCAACAGTAG